Proteins encoded in a region of the Triticum dicoccoides isolate Atlit2015 ecotype Zavitan chromosome 3A, WEW_v2.0, whole genome shotgun sequence genome:
- the LOC119269301 gene encoding ATP-dependent DNA helicase 2 subunit KU80-like yields the protein MEREGVGEREVEDGKRQRCRRPRVEEGTHLLSPRVDTEGLVLLLDVGPSMHRELQEVENVCTTLVRKKLVFHRSN from the exons ATGGAGAGGGAGGGGGTCGGCGAGCGGGAGGTTGAGGATGGGAAGAGGCAGCGCTGCCGGCGGCCACGAGTGGAGGAGGGCACGCATCTCCTCTCGCCACGTGTAGATACA GAAGGGCTGGTTCTATTGCTAGATGTCGGCCCGTCGATGCACCGGGAGCTGCAGGAAGTCGAGAATGTCTGCACCACCCTTGTGCGCAAGAAG CTGGTTTTTCATAGGAGCAACTAG